In a genomic window of Streptomyces koelreuteriae:
- a CDS encoding DUF461 domain-containing protein, with protein sequence MSSSLRRGALAAAAVAFSIASLAACGAGNSAQTLEIKPDNAATSVGDIKIQNAIVITQPDLESTGPAAISATFFNSGKSAETLESITLPGTGKTAELKPAKGGSLSIPAGGSLILGGKGNATASLASSREAVQDGNAQKVTFTFSKTGDVSLRAFVVPAEHYFAEWGPSEVPAAPGASGAPSGSPSGSPSGSPAEGESGAPAGTESPAGGETPGGHESPGTPTDAASASATGGAGAGH encoded by the coding sequence GTGAGCAGCAGCCTTCGACGTGGCGCCCTCGCCGCTGCCGCCGTCGCGTTCTCGATCGCCTCGCTCGCCGCGTGCGGCGCCGGCAACAGCGCCCAGACGCTGGAGATCAAGCCGGACAACGCGGCGACCAGCGTCGGCGACATCAAGATCCAGAACGCGATCGTGATCACCCAGCCCGACCTGGAGTCGACCGGCCCGGCCGCGATCTCCGCGACCTTCTTCAACTCCGGCAAGTCCGCCGAGACGCTGGAGTCCATCACCCTCCCCGGCACCGGCAAGACCGCCGAGCTCAAGCCCGCCAAGGGCGGCAGCCTCAGCATCCCGGCCGGCGGTTCGCTGATCCTGGGCGGCAAGGGCAACGCCACGGCCAGCCTGGCGAGCAGCCGTGAGGCCGTCCAGGACGGCAACGCCCAGAAGGTCACCTTCACCTTCAGCAAGACCGGTGACGTGAGCCTGCGCGCGTTCGTCGTCCCCGCCGAGCACTACTTCGCCGAGTGGGGCCCGAGCGAGGTCCCGGCCGCGCCGGGCGCGTCGGGTGCCCCGTCCGGTTCGCCGTCCGGTTCGCCGTCGGGTTCGCCCGCCGAGGGCGAGTCGGGCGCGCCGGCCGGTACGGAGAGCCCCGCCGGTGGTGAGACGCCGGGCGGTCACGAGTCGCCGGGCACGCCGACCGACGCGGCCTCGGCGAGCGCGACGGGTGGCGCGGGCGCCGGGCACTGA